The following DNA comes from Microvirgula aerodenitrificans DSM 15089.
TACCAGCCGCTGGAGCGTCTGGTGGACGGGCAGTGGCGCCGCGTGGCGGCCGATGCCGGGCCGGACTGAGCCGGCGCCGGTCACCACGGCAGGGGGCGTTACAGCGGGACGACGCGGTCGGCACCGCCGCCGGACAGCACGCGCACGCGCATGCCGCTGCTGATCGGCGTATCGGCCTGCTGGACGATCGAGATCGTGCGGCCGGTATCCAGCTGCACGGTAATCTCGTAGGCGGCCTGGCCCCCCATGTTCTTCTGCGCGGCATTGGTGGCCGCGCCGCCGAGCAGTGCCCCGACAATGGCGCCGGCGGCCGCGCCGGTACCCTTGCCGACATTGCTGCCGGCCAGCCCGCCAAGGGCTGCACCACCCAGCGTGTACAGCGGATTGTTGTCGCCCTGGATACGGGCATTCTGCACCGAGACCACGGTGCCAAGCTCGACGGTCTGCACGCGCTGCGCCTGGCTGGTGGTATACAGCGACGCCGAGTTGCTGGCGCAGCCGGCCAGGGTCAGGGCGGCCACGGTCGCGACCAGTGCGGGTTTGACAAAGGTATTGAGCATCTTTGGACCTCGTGTGGACTTCATTCGCTAGTGTTTGATTTGAACATTAGCCAATCATTAAATAGCTGACCGGCTGTCGCCAGCCGGCGCCCGGGGGTCAGACCAGCCGGGAGTGGTTGCCGGATGGCTGCGATGCCGGCGCGGCGGGAGGGGCGTCCGACGGTGTGGAGGCTGGCTGGGGCGCTCCGGCATCCGCTGCCGGCGTTTCGCCGGTCGTCGCTGGTGCGCCGGCGTCGCTCGCTGCCACCTCCACGTCGCCGGTTTGCCCGGCATTGAAATCGGGGATGTCCATGCTTTCCATGCGCGGTGCCGCCTCTTCCGCTTCGGGTTCGGCCGCCTGCGACACCACGCGCTGGAACACGCGCCGGGTCGGATTCTGGTCGAAGTAATAGCGGCAGGCGTCGGCCGTATCGCCGACCAGACTCTGGCCCTTGTAGATCAGGCCGCTGTACAGCTGAAGCAGCGAGGCGCCGGCCTGGAGCTTCTCCCAGCCCTGGTCGCCACGCAGGATGCCGCCGACGCCGATGATCGGCAGCCGGCTGGCCAGGGCGGTCGCCAGTTCGGTGATGACCTCGGTGGACTTGCCGACCAGCGGCGCGCCGGACAGCCCGCCGGTCTCGGCGGCTCCGGGCAGGTGCAGTACGCCATTGCGCGACACGGTGGTATTGGTGGCGATGACGGCATCCATGCGGTGGAAGGCCAGCATGTCGGCAATCTCGCGGATGGCGATGGTGTCCAGATCCGGTGCGATCTTGATCGCCAGCGGCACATAGCGGCCGTGCTGGTCCGCCAGTTCGAGCTGGCGCATGTGCAGCGCGTTCAGCAACTGGTTCAACTGCTCGCCGCCCTGCAGGTCGCGCAGGTTCCTGGTGTTCGGCGATGAAATGTTGACCGCGACATAGCTGGCGTGCGGATAGACCTTGTTCAGGCAGATCAGGTAGTCGTCGATGGCACGGTCGTTCGGCGTGCTGGCATTCTTGCCGATATTGATGCCGAGAATGCCGCGGTAGCGGACGCGGCGCACGTTCTCGACCAGATTGTCGACGCCGAGGTTGTTGAAACCCATGCGGTTGATGATGGCTTCGGCTTCGGTCAGCCGGAACATGCGCGGGCGCGGGTTGCCCGGCTGCGGCAGCGGCGTGACCGTGCCGACCTCGATAAAGCCGAAGCCCATGCCGGCCAGTGCATCGATGTATTCGCCGTTCTTGTCCAGGCCCGCGGCCAGGCCGACCGGATTCGGGAACTTCATGCCCATGACGTCGACCGGGCAGTCCGCGACCGGCCGGTTCAGGAAGCCATCGAGACCCCAGTTGTTCAGCGTGCGCAGGCTGTTCAGCGCCAGATGGTGGGCTTTTTCGGCATCGAGCCGGAACAGCAGTGGGCGGACGAGCTGGTACATGGGCTTACCTGAATGGAGGTGAAAGTGGCACAAAGTATACTGCAGGCCTTGCGCCCGCGGCGCACGGCCGGGGGCTCAGGCCAGCCGGCAGGCGTCGTCGAACGCCAGCCGGGGCGAGCGGGCATGCAGCTTGCCGGCCTCGCCGAAGCCGAGATTGACCAGAAAATTCGACTTCCAGCGGCCGTCGGGAAAGAACTCGGCATCCAGCGCCGCATTGTCGAAACCGGACATCGGACCGCAATCCAGCCCGAGCGCCCGCGCGGCCAGGATCAGGTAGCCGCCCTGCAGCGTGCCATTGCGGAATGCCGTGACATCGGTCAGCGGCTGGTTGCCGGCAAACCAGCTGCGGGCGTCGGCGTGCGGATACAGCCGCGGCAGCAGCTCGGTGAACTGGCTGTCATGGGCGACGATGGCCGTGACCGGCGCGGCCATGGTCTTGTCGACATTGCCGGCGGCCAGGCACGGTTTCAGCCGCGCCTTGCCTTCCGTGGACCGGACGAATACGAAGCGGGCCGGTGAGCAGTTGGCGCTGGTCGGCGCATAGCGCAGCATCTCGTACAGCGAGCGCAGTACCGCGTCCGGCACCGGGCGGGGCTGCCAGTGGCTGTGCGTGCGGGCATCGACAAACAGTTGCTTCAGCGCGGTATCGGAAATCGGCGTCATGGCGGGCGGCCTTTCTGGCGGTGCGTGCGGTTACAGGGGATACGGATGCAGCCCGGTCAGCCGGGCCGACAACCGTTCCAGCGCGTCGCGGTCGATGTCGTCAAAGTGACCGATGTCGATCGCATCGACATCCAGCACCCCGGCGACCTGGCCGTCACGGTCGAAAACGGGTACCACGATCTCGGACCGGCTCAGGCTGGAGCAGGCGATATGGCCGGGAAAGGCGTCGACGTCGTCGACCACCAGAGTGCACTTGTCCCGCCACGCCGTGCCGCAGACGCCGCGGCCGAATGGAATGCGGGTGCAGGCAACCGGCCCCTGGAACGGCCCGAGCACCAGTTGCTGTCCGTCGACGCGGTAAAAGCCGACCCAGTGCCAGCCAAAAGCCTGGTGCAGGGCAGCGGCCAGATTGGCCTGGCGCGCGACGGCATCGCTTTCCTCTGCCAGGGCTTCCAGTTGCGGGAGCAGCTCGGCATAGCGGCCGCGCTTGTCGGTGGCAGTCAATATCAGGGTCTCGGTCATGATCCGGTGTCGGGATGTTGATCGGCTGATGATGACGCCGTCACCGCATTTCCGCCAGATGCAAATAAAAAACGCCCACGACGGGGCGGGCGGTGCTGACGGGGCGCGGAGGGAATGACGCGCCCCAGGGCGAAACCATCAATCCCAGTGACGGTCGTGCTTGTGTTTGTGCTTGTAGTGGCCGCGATGGTAGCCCCGGTCCGAACGGCGGTAATCGACCCGGCGTTCTTCCGGTGCGGTCACGGCCGCACCCAGGCCGCCACCGGCGGCACCACCGATGATGGCACCATTGCGGCCGCCCAGGTGCTGGCCGACGGCAGCGCCCAGGCCGCCGCCCAGTGCACCGCCAAGGGCGGCGTCCCATTCTGCGCCGCCGGCCATGGCCGGTGCCGCGATGCCGCCGGCAAGGAGAAGGGTCAGCAGAAAACGTGTGGCCGTTCGGGTCATGGTGGGTGCCTCTCTGGATGGGTATTCAATGTTGTGGATCCATTATCGGAGACAGGTGTTGCCACGCTGTTGGCATCCGTGAACCAGATGTAAATGACTGTTCAAGCAGCACAGGTACCACTCAGCCGTGGCGGGCGGTGAGGCCGTACATCAGCGGCAGCGTCGGCAGGTGGGCTGGCGGCGCCATGCGCCGGCCTTCGAGCTCGCGCATGTCATCGAAGCCGCGCCAGCCATTCGAATACGGATACTCGCTCAGTCGTTCGATGCGCAGCCCGGCCGCGATCAGCGCGCTGACTACCTCGGCGATGCCCCAGCTGAATTCATGGCTCGGGTGCGGATTGTTGAACTGCACGATACCCGGCTGATAGTCGACCGGTGCCAGTCCCTTGCCCGAGTCGGCGACATAATCACCGACGCCATCCTCCTCGGTAACCGGTCCGGCATGGAAATAGTCGTAATGAGGTGTCCAGTGCGGGTCGAACACCATCGCGTACGGGTGAAATTCGACCAGGGTGAAGTGACCGCCGGGTTTGAGCACGCCGGCAATGCCGCGCGCCCAGGTCCCGAGATCGGACAGCCAGCACAGCGCACCATAGGACGCGAACACCCGGTCGAAGCGGCGGCCGTCATGGATCGCGGCATCGAACCAGTCGAACAGGTCGGCGCGCTCGAAGCGGGCCGGGATGCCGCTGTCGCGTGCCAACTGGCTGGCGAAGTCGATCGCCTCGTCGGCAATATCGACACCGGTCACGCGGGCGCCGAGCCGGGCGAGGCTGAGACTGTCCTGTCCGGCATTGCATTGCAGGTGCAGCAGCTCCAGTCCGGCGATATCGCCGAGCAGTTCACATTCTTCGGGGAACAGCGTCGAGCCGCCAGCGCGGAAGAAGGCGGCCTGGTCGCCCTTGTGGCTGTTGTGGGCCACTGTGGCGGCGTTCCACGACAGCCGGTTCGCCTCGTGCAGGTCTTTGTGCATCAGGGTGCTCCGGGATTTGCCCCGAAGGGGCCGGGGCCGCATGCTACCTCGTCATCACGGCTGACGACAGTGGCGGGCCTCCCGGCCGATCCGCTCTCTGCATGGCATCGTATCCCTCTATCGATCTGCGCCAGTTGAAGGCCTTGCCACCTGCTGAATGTGACTGCGGCCGGACGTGGGTAGCGTCCGGCCGCAGAAAATCATGAATCAGTCGTGACGCCAGCCGTCGCCGCGACCCCGGTCCCAACCCCGATCATGCCGGTCCCAGCCGCGGTCATGACGGTCCCATCCCCGGTCGCGCCGGTCCCAGCGGTCATGGTCGTAGCGCCAGTCTCCGCGTGGCGGCCCAGGGCGATAGACCGGCCGGTTCCAGCCGTTATGCCAGCCGTTGTCGTAACGTGGCGGCGGGCGGCGATAGTCATCATCGCGATAGCCGATATAGCGGACATCTTCACGCGGGGTGGCCACCGCCGCGCCGAGCGCGCCACCGAGCGCACCGCCGATAATGGCCCCGTCGCTGCCGCCGGCCTGGCCACCGATGGCCGCGCCAAGACCACCGCCGAGTGCGCCGCCCAGTGCGCTGTTGAATTGCCCGTCGGCGAACGCCGGGGCGGTCGCGCCCATCAGCAGGGCGACGACGGAAAGCGATCGTAAGATCCGTGACATGATGCTGGCCTCTTGCAGCAGGGGGTGACACGGTCATTATTGATGCCAGCTATTGCTGATCTATTGTGCCGGGATACCCAGTTGTAATTGTCTGTATCGGGCAATGAAAAACGGACACGCGAGGTGTCCGTTTCCGGCTTGCGGGACTGTGCGAATCAGCCCTGCACGCGCTTGTCGCGCTCAATCAGCGCATAGGCCGAGTGATTGTGGATCGACTCGAAATTCTCGCTTTCCACTACATAGGCATCGATGCGCGGATCACTGTGGACCGCGGCGGCGACATCGCGCACCAGATCCTCGACGAACTTCGGGTTGTCGTAAGCGCGCTCGGTCACGTACTTCTCGTCCGGGCGCTTCAGCAGGCCGTACAGTTCGCACGACGCCTGGCTTTCGGCGATCGCGACCAGCTCCTCGATCCACACATGGGCATTGGTGGTGGCGGTGATGGTGATGTGCGAACGCTGGTTGTGTGCGCCGCGCTCGGAGATTTTTTTCGAACACGGGCACAGGCTGGTGACCGGCACCAGCGCCTTCATGGTGAACGAATACTTGCCGCCGCGCAGTTCGCCGACATAGGTGATGTCGTAATCGAGCAGACTCTTTACCCCGGAAACCGGCGCGGTCTTGTCGATGAAGTACGGGAAACTCATTTCCAGATAACCGGATTCGGCTTCGAGCCGTTCGCACATGTCGCGGACGATGGACTCGAAATTCTCCACCGAGATCTCGCGCTCATGCACATTGAGGATCTCGACGAAACGTGACATGTGCGTGCCCTTGAAATTGTGCGGCAGATGCACGTACATGTTGAACACGCCAATGGTGTGCTGGACCCCGCCCGCCCGGTCGGCGACGCGAACCGGATGGCGGATCGACTTGATGCCGACCTTGTTGATGGCGATATTGCGGGTATCGGGCGTGCTTTGCACGTCGGGAATGGCGGCAGAGGTCATCGGAAAATTCTGAATCCTGATGCAGATCAAGTTCGGAATTATATCGGCCGCCAATACCCGAGTAAAGAAGTCGGACATCGCGCGTCACGGCCGTCCAGGCCGTGACGCCGGGAAGCGCTTACAGGGCGAACCGGGCGCGAATCGACCGTTCAATGCCGGCAGCATCGAGCCCGCATTCGGCCAGCAGCAGTGCCGGATCGCCATGCTCGACGAAATGGTCGGGCAGGCCGAGCTGCAGCACGGGCCGGTCGATGCCGGCTTCGGCCAGCGCTTCGAGCACGGCGCTGCCGGCGCCACCCATGATCTCGTTCTCCTCGATGGTGACCAGCCAGTCGTGGCTGTCCGCCAGCGAACGCAGCAATTCGCGGTCAAGCGGCTTGACGAAGCGCATGTCGGCCACGGTGGCGTCCAGTGCTTCGGCCGCGGCCAGCGCTGGCTGTACCATGCTGCCGAAGGCACAGATCGCGATCCGCTTGCCCTGACGCCGTACCACGCCACGGCCGAGCGGCAGCGGATGCATGTCGGCCTCGATGGCAGCGTTGGGACCACTGCCGCGCGGATAGCGCACGGCACTGGGGCCATCGTGCAGGAAGGCGGTATACAGCATCTGCCGGCATTCGTTCTCGTCCGACGGTGCCAGCACGATCAGGTTCGGGATGCAGCGCAGATAGGACAGGTCGAAAGCGCCGGCGTGGGTCGGGCCGTCGGCGCCGACCAGGCCGGCACGGTCGATGGCGAACATGACCGGCAGGTTCTGGATTGCCACATCGTGAATCAGTTGGTCATAGGCGCGCTGCAGGAAGGTCGAATAGATGGCGACCACCGGCTTGCGCCCTTCACAGGCCAGCCCGGCGGCAAAAGTCACCGCGTGCTGTTCGGCAATGCCGACGTCGAAATAGCGTGTCGGGTGCTCCTTTTCGAAGCGGACCATGCCCGAACCTTCGCGCATTGCCGGCGTGATGCCGATCAGCCGCTCGTCGAGCGTGGCCATGTCGCACAGCCAGTCGCCGAACACCTGGGTATAGGTCGGCTTGCCGCCGCCGGTCTTGCCGGCCGGCAACCCGTCCTGCGGACTGAACCTGGAAACGCCGTGGTAGGCGATCGGGTCGTTCTCGGCCAGCTTGTAGCCGTGGCCCTTGCGGGTGACCACGTGCAGGAACTGCGGTCCCTTGAGCTTTTTCACGTTCGACAGCGTGTCGATCAGCGTCGGCAGGTCGTGACCGTCGATCGGCCCCAGATAGTTGAAGCCGAATTCCTCGAACAGCGTGCCCGGCGTAATCAGGCTTTTCAGCTGCTCTTCCGCCTTGTGCGCCAGCTTCTGCAGCGGCGGGGCGATGCCGAGCACCTTGTTCGAGCCTTCCTTCATCGTCGCGTAGAAGCGGCCGCTCATCAGCTTGGTCAGATAATGGTTCAGCGCGCCGACATTCGGCGAAATCGACATGTCGTTGTCGTTGAGGATCACCAGCAGGTCGGTATCCATCGCCCCGGCATTGTTCAGTGCCTCGAACGCCTGACCTGCCGTCATTGCACCATCGCCGATCACGGCAACCACGCGCCGGCCGGAACCGGTCAGTTTGGCCGCGGCGGCCATGCCGAGCGCCGCACCGATCGAGGTCGAGGAATGGCCGACGCCAAAGGTGTCGTATTCGGATTCTTCGCGCTTGGGGAAACCGGCCAGACCGCCTTTCTGGCGCATGGTGCCCATGCGCTCACGGCGACCGGTCAGGATCTTGTGCGGATAAGTTTGATGGCCGACATCCCAGACCAGACGGTCTTCCGGCGTGTTGTACAGGTAGTGCAGGGCGATGGTCAGTTCGATCGAGCCCAGATTGGACGCGAAATGCCCCCCGGTCCGGCTGACCGATTCGACCAGGAAGTCGCGAAGTTCTTCGGCAAGCTGGGGCAGCTGCTTGCGATCGAGCCGTCTGAGATCGGCCGGGGTCTGAATGGTGTCGAGCAGCGCAGTCATGTTGCTATCGGTATGAAGGCCGACGGCAAGGCCGCCGGCTCGGGTTGGCAGACGAGTCAGAACGAACGCACGACAATATAGTCGGCCAGTTCGCCCAGGCGCCGCGCGCGATCGCCGAACGGGGCGAGGGCGGCGAGGGCGTCGGCGTGCAGCGCACGCGCATAGGCTTTCGCTTCGCCCAGTCCCATCAGGCTGACATAGGTCGGTTTGTCATGGGCGGCATCCTTGCCGGCGGTCTTGCCGAGTGTCGCCGCATCGCCCTCGCAGTCGAGAACGTCATCGATGACCTGGAAGGCGAGACCGATGCGCTTGGCGTAGGCGTCCAGTGTATCGAGCATGGCGCGGTCGGCCTGTCCGGCATGGGCGCCGAGCAGCACGGCGGCCCGGATCAGCGCGCCGGTCTTCAGGCAGTGCATGTACTCGAGTTCGGTCTGCTCCAGCGGCTGGCCGACCGATGCCAGGTCAATGGCCTGGCCGCCGCACATGCCGGCCGCGCCGCTGGCGCGGGCGAGGCATTGCAGCATCTGCAACTGGCGGCCGGCCGGGACATCGTCCAGCGGGGCCGACAGCGCATCGAAAGCCAGCGTCTGCAGCGCGTCGCCGGCCAGCAGCGCTGTGGCTTCGCCATGAGCGACATGACAGGTCGGCTTGCCGCGACGCAGCACATCGTCATCCATGCACGGCAGGTCGTCGTGCACGAGGGAATAGGCGTGGACCAGTTCGACCGCGCAGGCGGCCGCATCGAGGGCCGGCCATGGCGCCTTTGCCAGCTCGCCGGCGGCGAATACCAGCAGCGGACGCACACGCTTGCCACCGCCGAGCACGGCGTAACGCATCGCGGCCGACAGATCGCGGGCGCTATGGTCGAGACCGGGCAGACGGGCGTCCAGCGCCGTTTCCGTGCGCTGCTGCATGGCCTGCATCCAGCCAGCCAGTCCGGTATCAGTCATTGCCGGGCTCCAGCGGGCGCAGCACGCCGTTTTCCAGCACTTTCAGTTGCTGCTCGGCGTCGGTCAGCCGGCTCTGGCAGAACGACAGCAGCTCGCTGCCCTGCTTGTATGCGGACAGCGCGCCGTCCAGCGGCAGCTCACCGCTTTCCAGTTCGCGGATCAGCCCTTCGAGCTGGGCGACGGCTTCTTCGAAACTGGCGGGGGATTTGGCAGTCTTGACCATGATGTCTGCTGTGAACAAAACGACGGAATTGTAACGAGAAACGCCAGGCTGCGGCCAGATAAGCCGCCAATGAATATCGATGGCGCAAAAAAACCGCCGCCGTCCGGTGGTTCCGGTCGGTCGGCGGCAGGCAGCGCCGGTTCAGAACCGGTACTGGTACTGGAGGCCGAACAGGTCGCCGGCCAGCGAGTATTCGCCATCCAGCGTCGACCCGCCCACCTTGTGCCGGCTGGCGCGGTCGCCGACGCTGAACAGGTGCGCATAGGCAAAATCCAGCGTCGAATGGGCATCGAGTCGCCAGCTGGCGCCGAGCGAGGTCCACAGCCGGTCCGAGTCGGGAATGATCGGTGTACGGTCCTCGGCGCGCTTGATCGGCGTGGTCTCGTAGGCGAGACCGCCGCGGAAGGTCCACTGGTCATCATGGCGATAGTCCGTGC
Coding sequences within:
- a CDS encoding glycine zipper 2TM domain-containing protein, translating into MLNTFVKPALVATVAALTLAGCASNSASLYTTSQAQRVQTVELGTVVSVQNARIQGDNNPLYTLGGAALGGLAGSNVGKGTGAAAGAIVGALLGGAATNAAQKNMGGQAAYEITVQLDTGRTISIVQQADTPISSGMRVRVLSGGGADRVVPL
- a CDS encoding quinone-dependent dihydroorotate dehydrogenase → MYQLVRPLLFRLDAEKAHHLALNSLRTLNNWGLDGFLNRPVADCPVDVMGMKFPNPVGLAAGLDKNGEYIDALAGMGFGFIEVGTVTPLPQPGNPRPRMFRLTEAEAIINRMGFNNLGVDNLVENVRRVRYRGILGINIGKNASTPNDRAIDDYLICLNKVYPHASYVAVNISSPNTRNLRDLQGGEQLNQLLNALHMRQLELADQHGRYVPLAIKIAPDLDTIAIREIADMLAFHRMDAVIATNTTVSRNGVLHLPGAAETGGLSGAPLVGKSTEVITELATALASRLPIIGVGGILRGDQGWEKLQAGASLLQLYSGLIYKGQSLVGDTADACRYYFDQNPTRRVFQRVVSQAAEPEAEEAAPRMESMDIPDFNAGQTGDVEVAASDAGAPATTGETPAADAGAPQPASTPSDAPPAAPASQPSGNHSRLV
- a CDS encoding malonic semialdehyde reductase, which codes for MTPISDTALKQLFVDARTHSHWQPRPVPDAVLRSLYEMLRYAPTSANCSPARFVFVRSTEGKARLKPCLAAGNVDKTMAAPVTAIVAHDSQFTELLPRLYPHADARSWFAGNQPLTDVTAFRNGTLQGGYLILAARALGLDCGPMSGFDNAALDAEFFPDGRWKSNFLVNLGFGEAGKLHARSPRLAFDDACRLA
- a CDS encoding GAF domain-containing protein, coding for MTETLILTATDKRGRYAELLPQLEALAEESDAVARQANLAAALHQAFGWHWVGFYRVDGQQLVLGPFQGPVACTRIPFGRGVCGTAWRDKCTLVVDDVDAFPGHIACSSLSRSEIVVPVFDRDGQVAGVLDVDAIDIGHFDDIDRDALERLSARLTGLHPYPL
- a CDS encoding class I SAM-dependent methyltransferase, coding for MHKDLHEANRLSWNAATVAHNSHKGDQAAFFRAGGSTLFPEECELLGDIAGLELLHLQCNAGQDSLSLARLGARVTGVDIADEAIDFASQLARDSGIPARFERADLFDWFDAAIHDGRRFDRVFASYGALCWLSDLGTWARGIAGVLKPGGHFTLVEFHPYAMVFDPHWTPHYDYFHAGPVTEEDGVGDYVADSGKGLAPVDYQPGIVQFNNPHPSHEFSWGIAEVVSALIAAGLRIERLSEYPYSNGWRGFDDMRELEGRRMAPPAHLPTLPLMYGLTARHG
- the folE2 gene encoding GTP cyclohydrolase FolE2, producing MTSAAIPDVQSTPDTRNIAINKVGIKSIRHPVRVADRAGGVQHTIGVFNMYVHLPHNFKGTHMSRFVEILNVHEREISVENFESIVRDMCERLEAESGYLEMSFPYFIDKTAPVSGVKSLLDYDITYVGELRGGKYSFTMKALVPVTSLCPCSKKISERGAHNQRSHITITATTNAHVWIEELVAIAESQASCELYGLLKRPDEKYVTERAYDNPKFVEDLVRDVAAAVHSDPRIDAYVVESENFESIHNHSAYALIERDKRVQG
- the dxs gene encoding 1-deoxy-D-xylulose-5-phosphate synthase yields the protein MTALLDTIQTPADLRRLDRKQLPQLAEELRDFLVESVSRTGGHFASNLGSIELTIALHYLYNTPEDRLVWDVGHQTYPHKILTGRRERMGTMRQKGGLAGFPKREESEYDTFGVGHSSTSIGAALGMAAAAKLTGSGRRVVAVIGDGAMTAGQAFEALNNAGAMDTDLLVILNDNDMSISPNVGALNHYLTKLMSGRFYATMKEGSNKVLGIAPPLQKLAHKAEEQLKSLITPGTLFEEFGFNYLGPIDGHDLPTLIDTLSNVKKLKGPQFLHVVTRKGHGYKLAENDPIAYHGVSRFSPQDGLPAGKTGGGKPTYTQVFGDWLCDMATLDERLIGITPAMREGSGMVRFEKEHPTRYFDVGIAEQHAVTFAAGLACEGRKPVVAIYSTFLQRAYDQLIHDVAIQNLPVMFAIDRAGLVGADGPTHAGAFDLSYLRCIPNLIVLAPSDENECRQMLYTAFLHDGPSAVRYPRGSGPNAAIEADMHPLPLGRGVVRRQGKRIAICAFGSMVQPALAAAEALDATVADMRFVKPLDRELLRSLADSHDWLVTIEENEIMGGAGSAVLEALAEAGIDRPVLQLGLPDHFVEHGDPALLLAECGLDAAGIERSIRARFAL
- a CDS encoding polyprenyl synthetase family protein, with the translated sequence MTDTGLAGWMQAMQQRTETALDARLPGLDHSARDLSAAMRYAVLGGGKRVRPLLVFAAGELAKAPWPALDAAACAVELVHAYSLVHDDLPCMDDDVLRRGKPTCHVAHGEATALLAGDALQTLAFDALSAPLDDVPAGRQLQMLQCLARASGAAGMCGGQAIDLASVGQPLEQTELEYMHCLKTGALIRAAVLLGAHAGQADRAMLDTLDAYAKRIGLAFQVIDDVLDCEGDAATLGKTAGKDAAHDKPTYVSLMGLGEAKAYARALHADALAALAPFGDRARRLGELADYIVVRSF
- a CDS encoding exodeoxyribonuclease VII small subunit translates to MVKTAKSPASFEEAVAQLEGLIRELESGELPLDGALSAYKQGSELLSFCQSRLTDAEQQLKVLENGVLRPLEPGND